From a single Halodesulfovibrio marinisediminis DSM 17456 genomic region:
- a CDS encoding DUF1653 domain-containing protein, with product MYYRHFKGKFYQTVAEALDTTTEEVVVIYRTLYASDHVWFTRPAAEFYGEKELADGTHVKRFAPVEKDQLPHEVQEYLKKHPVQGFL from the coding sequence ATGTACTACAGGCATTTCAAAGGAAAGTTCTATCAGACTGTTGCAGAAGCGCTTGATACAACAACAGAGGAAGTCGTTGTTATTTATCGAACGCTCTACGCAAGTGATCACGTATGGTTCACGCGGCCAGCGGCGGAATTTTATGGGGAAAAAGAGTTGGCAGACGGAACACATGTGAAGCGGTTTGCACCAGTAGAGAAAGATCAGTTGCCGCATGAAGTACAGGAGTATCTCAAAAAGCACCCTGTACAGGGCTTTCTATAA
- a CDS encoding LutC/YkgG family protein has protein sequence MSSSAESRERILGRLYNAQQYGRDAYVPQKKEWNIKNRAKDKNIAEFIERMSAVRTEVYRTKGTEWVAELQKLVEERGQKTLLHSPTTPTGKALADSWKKKSSCQLITWEGDVEDYKDDLFDCDGAVTGCIGGIAESAAVILWPTPEEPRLMSIVPPLHVVVVEADKIYTSFQDAIKKLKWNIEFPTNALLISGPSKTADIELILQFGVHGPTDLIVFITE, from the coding sequence ATGAGTAGCAGTGCAGAAAGCAGAGAACGCATTTTAGGTCGGTTGTACAACGCACAGCAGTATGGTCGGGATGCCTATGTTCCACAGAAAAAAGAGTGGAACATTAAAAATCGCGCAAAAGATAAAAATATTGCTGAGTTCATTGAGCGTATGAGTGCCGTACGGACAGAAGTATATCGTACCAAGGGTACAGAGTGGGTTGCGGAGCTGCAAAAGCTTGTAGAAGAGCGCGGGCAGAAAACCTTACTGCATTCTCCGACCACCCCTACAGGAAAGGCTTTGGCAGATAGCTGGAAGAAGAAAAGTTCCTGCCAGCTCATTACGTGGGAAGGCGATGTTGAAGACTATAAAGATGACCTCTTTGATTGCGACGGTGCCGTAACGGGATGTATTGGCGGCATTGCGGAGTCCGCAGCCGTTATTTTGTGGCCTACACCGGAAGAGCCGCGGCTGATGTCCATTGTTCCGCCGTTGCATGTTGTTGTGGTAGAAGCAGACAAAATATACACATCGTTTCAGGATGCCATTAAAAAGCTGAAGTGGAATATTGAATTTCCAACTAATGCTTTATTGATCTCCGGTCCTTCCAAGACAGCGGATATTGAGTTGATTCTTCAGTTCGGAGTACATGGACCTACAGATCTGATAGTGTTTATCACAGAGTAG
- a CDS encoding LutB/LldF family L-lactate oxidation iron-sulfur protein, producing MASNEKFNFAQSVAEALADSQLRANFRFATDTLIQRRSTVFATQEETDFLRDVGSALKKDVLANLPDLLERFEAQCVNNGIVVHWAETAKDANEIILSILNEKGAKKVVKGKSMASEETHLNAYLEEHDKEVVETDFGEFIIQLCNEPPSHIIVPAVHKNRKQIAEVLATHVEGMEYTEDVDVMLANVRSTLREHFKTADAGISGVNFGIVETGTLCLVENEGNGRMCTTVPPLHIALMGIEKLVENVEDIPAIYRLLCGSATGQRITTYFNMISGPRKKDERDGPTEVHLVLLDNGRSRIVNDPQLGDVLKCIRCGTCLNHCPVFTRIGGHAYGSAYPGPIGEILVPQLEGLNPKGAIATASSLCDACAEACPVRIPIPEIIRRMRDESYGNSATAGVAGHGYKKNCIESMVWRGWQWSQTSPFMNRMMLKGLAMFGKWIPVAGPLKSWMSVRSKPQFGKNSLKDLVKKEGVRHE from the coding sequence ATGGCTAGCAACGAGAAGTTCAATTTTGCGCAAAGCGTGGCAGAGGCGCTGGCGGACAGCCAGCTACGGGCTAACTTCCGTTTCGCTACGGATACCCTCATCCAGCGGCGTAGCACTGTGTTTGCAACGCAGGAAGAAACCGACTTCCTGCGTGATGTGGGCAGTGCCTTGAAAAAAGATGTGCTTGCCAACCTTCCGGATCTACTGGAACGGTTTGAAGCGCAGTGCGTTAATAACGGCATTGTTGTTCATTGGGCAGAAACAGCCAAGGACGCCAACGAAATCATCCTTTCTATTCTGAATGAAAAGGGAGCTAAGAAAGTGGTGAAAGGCAAGTCCATGGCGTCGGAAGAAACTCACCTCAACGCTTATCTTGAAGAGCATGATAAGGAAGTTGTAGAAACAGACTTCGGCGAATTCATCATTCAGCTGTGCAACGAACCTCCATCCCATATTATTGTTCCTGCCGTACATAAGAACAGAAAGCAGATTGCAGAAGTGTTGGCAACGCATGTTGAAGGCATGGAGTACACGGAAGATGTGGACGTAATGCTGGCAAATGTGCGTAGTACCTTGCGTGAGCATTTTAAGACTGCAGATGCTGGTATTTCCGGTGTTAACTTTGGTATTGTTGAGACAGGAACTCTGTGTCTTGTAGAGAACGAAGGTAACGGGCGCATGTGCACCACAGTTCCGCCGCTCCATATTGCCCTGATGGGTATTGAAAAGCTTGTGGAGAATGTGGAAGACATTCCTGCTATCTATAGGCTGCTATGCGGCTCCGCTACGGGGCAGCGCATTACTACCTATTTTAATATGATCTCAGGTCCTCGTAAGAAAGACGAGCGTGACGGACCTACGGAAGTGCATTTGGTGCTTCTGGACAACGGGCGTTCAAGAATTGTGAACGACCCTCAGCTTGGTGATGTTCTCAAGTGTATCCGTTGCGGAACCTGTTTGAACCACTGTCCGGTATTCACACGCATTGGCGGGCATGCATACGGCTCTGCCTATCCGGGACCTATTGGTGAAATTCTCGTGCCGCAGCTTGAAGGGTTGAACCCTAAAGGTGCTATTGCAACCGCATCATCTCTCTGTGACGCTTGTGCGGAAGCATGTCCGGTGCGTATCCCGATTCCTGAAATTATTCGCCGTATGCGTGACGAAAGTTACGGTAACAGCGCAACTGCTGGCGTTGCTGGGCACGGCTACAAAAAGAACTGTATAGAAAGTATGGTCTGGCGCGGCTGGCAATGGTCACAGACATCCCCGTTCATGAACAGGATGATGCTGAAAGGGCTTGCGATGTTCGGCAAGTGGATTCCGGTTGCAGGACCACTAAAATCTTGGATGAGTGTTCGCAGTAAGCCGCAGTTCGGGAAAAACAGTCTCAAAGACTTGGTGAAGAAAGAGGGGGTGCGCCATGAGTAG
- a CDS encoding (Fe-S)-binding protein, translating into MKKVSTAKTPVYFFGTCLADMMFAESAMAAIRLIEREGYEVVYPMEQSCCGQPAYNSGFPEEAKEVAWKQVQLFSKHDYPIVVPSGSCAGMMKVHYPKLFKDSPDLFIVKRFSERVVELTTFLHQYANAEYQDRGAPVKVTWHSSCHAMREANCIADSKALIAQLSNVELIELERERECCGFGGTFSIKQPEISGAMVSDKVADVVATGASVVLSGDCGCLMNITGHMEKENIRVKGQHIAEFIWERING; encoded by the coding sequence ATGAAGAAAGTCAGCACGGCAAAAACACCGGTTTATTTCTTTGGAACGTGTCTTGCGGATATGATGTTTGCAGAGTCTGCAATGGCAGCAATTCGCCTTATAGAACGCGAAGGATACGAGGTTGTGTACCCTATGGAGCAAAGCTGTTGTGGGCAGCCAGCTTATAACTCCGGTTTTCCAGAAGAAGCGAAAGAGGTTGCTTGGAAGCAGGTGCAGCTTTTTTCAAAGCATGACTATCCGATTGTTGTGCCGTCCGGTTCCTGTGCGGGCATGATGAAAGTGCATTACCCGAAACTTTTCAAAGATTCGCCCGATCTTTTCATAGTGAAGCGCTTCAGCGAAAGAGTTGTTGAGTTGACCACGTTCTTGCACCAGTATGCGAACGCTGAATATCAGGATAGAGGCGCGCCGGTTAAGGTTACATGGCATTCGTCGTGTCATGCTATGCGCGAAGCAAATTGCATTGCAGATTCTAAGGCGCTGATTGCTCAGCTAAGTAATGTGGAACTGATTGAGCTTGAGCGCGAACGTGAGTGTTGCGGTTTTGGCGGCACATTCTCCATTAAGCAGCCGGAAATCTCAGGTGCCATGGTTTCCGATAAAGTTGCAGACGTGGTTGCAACCGGTGCATCTGTAGTACTGAGTGGTGACTGTGGATGCTTGATGAATATTACAGGCCACATGGAAAAAGAAAACATCAGGGTAAAGGGTCAGCATATAGCGGAATTTATCTGGGAGCGTATCAATGGCTAG
- a CDS encoding MarC family protein has product MPTSSMLTTFTETYINFFFILTPFFVISMFLALTADMPKDRQLKTALRTTFAVIVAAFTLFYFGNTLFAIFGITLDAFRIGAGALLFLSAVHLIQGTKAPIKNPNDIDDDSDISVVPLAIPVVIGPATIGTLLIMGAQITDTTTRIASSFGLLAAILSVGFLLCVAPQIQRLIGTIGLSIMSKISGLILSALSAQIVFTGIKNFLF; this is encoded by the coding sequence ATGCCAACATCATCAATGCTCACCACCTTTACTGAGACCTACATCAACTTTTTTTTCATTCTGACACCATTCTTCGTGATCAGTATGTTTTTGGCTCTCACAGCTGACATGCCGAAGGATAGACAACTCAAAACTGCACTCCGCACAACATTTGCAGTTATCGTTGCAGCTTTCACGCTGTTCTATTTCGGTAACACACTGTTCGCCATCTTCGGCATCACACTGGATGCGTTCCGAATTGGCGCAGGCGCGCTGTTGTTCCTTTCTGCCGTACACCTTATTCAGGGAACAAAAGCACCAATTAAAAACCCTAACGACATCGACGACGACAGCGACATCAGTGTTGTTCCGCTCGCTATCCCCGTTGTAATCGGCCCTGCAACCATCGGTACCCTGCTCATTATGGGCGCACAGATCACCGATACGACAACCCGTATCGCAAGTAGCTTTGGTCTACTTGCAGCCATCCTCTCCGTTGGATTTCTGCTCTGCGTGGCTCCGCAAATTCAGCGCCTCATCGGCACTATCGGACTCTCCATCATGAGTAAGATCAGCGGACTCATTCTCTCCGCCCTCTCCGCACAAATTGTGTTCACAGGTATTAAAAATTTCCTTTTCTAG
- the traF gene encoding conjugal transfer protein TraF — protein MFLHFLLFNAQASVGTSVIIPADLLTFGFFAVTHVDSFGFGDIGNIDADIANAIAGNPVESQGGAFLFNITEYGVTLAKKLPTKYGDLYVGVSPKLQEVRTMKYVQKVDSFDSDDVKWDDFKDSDFTGNVDIGIAFDTKYDVTFAVTAQNLIPKTFDIKGNDKGLSTVKGDYKLNPMVTVGTAYTPVEWITLSADVELTKRERFDDVTGTINDFNNSFDDTQFVSVGAELNAFDWIQLRAGYRTDMLGTIPGTVTAGLGFSPFGAFHIDVAGSYGGSGVYGGAVEVGFTF, from the coding sequence ATTTTCTTACATTTTTTACTTTTCAATGCTCAAGCGAGTGTGGGTACATCGGTTATTATCCCTGCCGACTTGCTAACATTCGGCTTTTTTGCAGTTACTCACGTTGATTCATTTGGGTTTGGGGATATTGGAAATATTGATGCTGATATTGCCAATGCAATTGCGGGCAACCCAGTAGAATCACAGGGTGGTGCATTTTTATTTAATATCACCGAATACGGAGTGACCTTAGCTAAAAAACTCCCTACGAAGTATGGTGATCTATATGTTGGCGTTAGTCCGAAACTTCAGGAAGTACGCACAATGAAGTACGTACAGAAAGTCGACTCCTTTGATAGCGACGACGTCAAATGGGATGACTTTAAGGACTCTGATTTTACAGGCAACGTTGATATCGGAATCGCTTTTGACACAAAATATGATGTAACATTTGCTGTTACTGCTCAGAACCTGATCCCGAAGACCTTTGATATTAAGGGGAACGATAAAGGATTATCCACTGTAAAAGGAGACTACAAACTTAACCCGATGGTTACAGTAGGAACCGCCTATACCCCTGTTGAGTGGATTACTCTTTCTGCTGATGTCGAACTCACAAAACGCGAACGTTTTGATGATGTTACCGGCACAATTAACGACTTTAACAACTCTTTCGACGACACTCAGTTTGTCAGTGTCGGTGCAGAATTAAATGCCTTTGACTGGATTCAGCTTCGTGCCGGCTACCGAACCGACATGCTCGGAACTATTCCAGGCACAGTCACAGCTGGTCTCGGATTCTCTCCATTTGGCGCATTCCATATCGATGTAGCGGGTTCATACGGTGGAAGCGGCGTATATGGTGGAGCTGTAGAAGTAGGTTTCACCTTTTAA
- a CDS encoding esterase/lipase family protein, with the protein MTLLSVFLLVVVLICIFIALTSYFLYWYEHEPRLDSLFSSRKEALHAVWLGFLTALKALFFTVSIFLYGTVSQCCWRKRPKQPTSADSPIIMIHGLFHNSSAWVLYRHWFKMIGLTNCAAFYYSSGDNFDEVSRKLNAYMEEFFQKYPEASPILIGHSLGGLLIRNWLANSHHANKVAGVITLGTPMLGSKLATFSVRPLGQQLKFKSKLIQQIEKSEQERGAINLPCFAMYSPVDNMVLPQESVSTPPEGWNVIRTKPVSHIAMLSDKSIALQVGETAKQLFAK; encoded by the coding sequence ATGACATTACTTTCCGTATTCCTACTTGTTGTTGTTCTGATATGTATATTCATCGCGCTTACGTCCTACTTTCTCTATTGGTACGAGCACGAACCACGTCTCGACAGCCTGTTTTCCTCACGCAAGGAGGCACTCCACGCTGTCTGGCTCGGCTTTCTTACGGCTCTCAAGGCACTGTTTTTTACCGTTAGCATCTTCCTATACGGTACAGTATCGCAATGCTGTTGGAGAAAACGTCCTAAGCAGCCTACCAGTGCAGATTCACCAATTATAATGATTCACGGCTTATTCCATAACAGCTCAGCATGGGTTCTATATCGGCACTGGTTCAAGATGATTGGTCTCACGAACTGTGCAGCTTTCTATTACTCAAGCGGGGACAATTTTGATGAGGTTAGCCGCAAGCTGAATGCCTACATGGAAGAATTCTTCCAGAAATATCCTGAAGCAAGCCCGATCTTGATTGGACACAGCCTTGGTGGACTGCTGATACGAAACTGGCTAGCCAATTCCCACCATGCAAACAAAGTTGCCGGTGTAATTACCCTTGGTACACCTATGCTGGGAAGCAAGCTGGCAACATTTTCCGTCCGTCCCCTTGGACAACAGCTGAAATTTAAGAGCAAACTGATACAGCAGATTGAAAAGAGTGAACAAGAAAGAGGCGCTATCAATTTGCCGTGCTTTGCGATGTACTCTCCTGTAGACAATATGGTTCTACCGCAGGAAAGTGTTTCCACCCCACCTGAGGGCTGGAATGTGATTAGAACCAAACCTGTAAGCCACATCGCCATGTTAAGTGATAAATCCATTGCTTTACAGGTTGGAGAAACGGCAAAGCAACTTTTTGCAAAATAA
- a CDS encoding GGDEF domain-containing protein yields the protein MNGHTKKLMWGLGINTEDAEVIRHAAGDRFALSCFPVGVTPSVDQMEAEEPCLIWISKQGWDTLQALPSNARGHIDVASRILIMGGKYDLAELESLLECGFTEIIKPPITKERAREVILSAVETQNLYQDIMHMTREICLEREMLERKNDMLSFIVSFLEKVTQHLDPAEILRAAQTELVTLLPVSAINAICWSPQHSENLHAAIYVASNEKNSVSHAWAEILKIHAERLLGDKVVSSDMNYMGTVKTDIEPSSDTLLAIDLEHSGVSFGAVLVQCHEQPQLGKDQIQILRSAISHLSLGLNNAMLYTAAQHNADVDGLTRLYNRRHFDARIKEEDTRHRRYGHSLCLMIADIDNFKRINDTYGHLAGDAVLKEFSNILSTSLRTSDYIARFGGEEFAVLLPCTAASHAIALAERIRGQIEQHAFATDKGILNATASFGVSCIDIAHEEPPVEIIRRADAALYRAKDEGKNQVSILYPDNSLLVAGGYAT from the coding sequence GTGAACGGCCATACTAAGAAGCTCATGTGGGGACTGGGCATTAATACTGAAGATGCAGAAGTCATTCGGCACGCAGCCGGTGATCGATTTGCACTTAGCTGTTTCCCTGTCGGTGTCACTCCTTCGGTTGACCAGATGGAAGCAGAAGAGCCGTGCCTTATCTGGATCTCCAAACAAGGGTGGGATACGCTTCAAGCACTTCCATCAAATGCCAGAGGACATATTGATGTTGCATCTCGCATTTTAATCATGGGAGGGAAATACGATCTTGCAGAACTCGAATCACTGCTTGAATGTGGTTTCACAGAGATCATCAAACCGCCGATTACAAAAGAGCGAGCCCGTGAAGTAATTCTTTCTGCTGTAGAAACACAGAACCTGTATCAAGACATCATGCACATGACGCGCGAGATTTGTCTGGAACGCGAAATGCTGGAGCGCAAAAATGACATGCTCAGCTTTATCGTATCATTTCTGGAAAAAGTAACGCAGCACCTTGATCCGGCAGAAATTTTACGCGCAGCACAGACAGAACTTGTTACTTTGCTGCCAGTTTCAGCAATTAACGCCATCTGCTGGTCTCCGCAGCACTCAGAAAATCTCCATGCTGCCATCTACGTTGCAAGCAACGAAAAGAACAGCGTATCCCATGCATGGGCAGAAATACTCAAAATACATGCCGAACGCCTGCTTGGTGATAAAGTTGTCAGCTCAGACATGAACTACATGGGCACTGTGAAAACAGACATTGAGCCCTCTTCTGACACATTACTTGCCATTGACCTCGAACACAGCGGTGTATCATTTGGCGCGGTACTGGTTCAGTGTCACGAGCAACCGCAACTCGGCAAAGATCAAATACAAATTTTACGTTCTGCAATCTCGCATCTCTCGCTGGGGCTTAATAATGCCATGTTGTACACTGCAGCCCAGCACAATGCTGATGTTGACGGCTTAACGCGCCTCTACAACAGACGTCATTTTGATGCGCGAATTAAGGAAGAAGACACCAGACATAGACGCTACGGGCATTCCTTATGTCTGATGATTGCAGACATTGACAATTTTAAACGTATTAATGATACATACGGGCACCTTGCCGGTGACGCCGTATTAAAAGAATTCAGCAACATTCTTAGTACATCGTTACGTACGTCCGACTACATTGCACGTTTCGGCGGGGAAGAATTTGCCGTGTTATTACCATGCACGGCTGCAAGCCATGCGATAGCCTTGGCAGAACGAATCCGCGGCCAGATAGAGCAGCATGCTTTTGCAACCGACAAGGGTATACTTAACGCTACTGCAAGCTTTGGCGTATCATGCATCGACATTGCTCATGAAGAGCCGCCAGTGGAAATTATCCGCCGTGCGGACGCCGCGCTCTATCGTGCAAAAGATGAAGGCAAAAATCAGGTAAGCATTCTCTATCCTGACAATAGCCTGCTGGTTGCCGGAGGCTACGCAACTTGA
- a CDS encoding queuosine precursor transporter, translated as MNEVLWISFAITDLCIALMLYRFFGRIGLFAVIVFNLLICNLQVIKTVELFGLTTTLGNILYAGVFLATDMLSEFYGKREAQKGVLLGFITLVLMTAYMQVALHFSPAADDFAQPHLEAIFGFLPRIAVASMLAYITSQMHDVWAFHFWKEKTNGRMLWLRNNASTLVSQLLDSTIFCLVAFYGIFPTPVLVEILATTVIFKAIVSVMDTPFIYLARRVHAALPENAH; from the coding sequence GTGAACGAAGTATTATGGATTAGCTTCGCAATTACAGATCTCTGTATTGCACTGATGCTCTATAGGTTCTTTGGCAGAATCGGCCTGTTTGCCGTTATTGTCTTCAACCTTCTCATTTGTAACCTTCAAGTTATTAAAACAGTAGAACTGTTCGGGCTTACCACTACACTCGGTAACATTCTGTATGCCGGTGTTTTCTTAGCAACGGACATGCTCAGCGAATTCTACGGAAAACGCGAAGCACAAAAAGGTGTTCTGCTCGGCTTTATAACCCTCGTCCTTATGACAGCATACATGCAGGTTGCCCTGCACTTCTCCCCTGCTGCGGACGACTTTGCACAGCCGCATCTGGAAGCAATTTTTGGATTCCTTCCACGTATCGCGGTTGCGTCCATGCTCGCATACATCACATCTCAGATGCACGACGTATGGGCATTCCATTTCTGGAAAGAAAAAACAAACGGTAGAATGCTGTGGCTGCGTAACAACGCTTCAACACTTGTTTCACAACTGCTCGACTCAACTATCTTCTGTCTTGTGGCCTTTTACGGCATATTCCCGACACCAGTGCTTGTTGAGATTCTTGCCACTACAGTAATCTTTAAAGCCATCGTCTCCGTGATGGATACTCCGTTTATCTATCTCGCAAGACGCGTTCACGCTGCGCTTCCGGAAAACGCGCACTAA
- a CDS encoding autotransporter outer membrane beta-barrel domain-containing protein, with product MEHNIPMLKAIRSVCLVIALVASSQINATADVSAQHVTNPFESQGYAEEITAPYIVSSPSYKNYWGLFFDNQGAAAPDSYTIASSIVYDELSIDGNNFALYDIQNQFSNMALNVSKHLQINASGADNATINGFVNLVGIDSVGSVTTSSDASMVIIGKGAGALGAGAITVQDVRADVKGIQTTGDGAALTVNGDVTVEAHGGCTQYDATGQTNAQATGILHSGSSGEIENSGTLNVKAYGGILTSQNANVKANGITSNSSEVRITNRGNINVEGRGGKTTSSKTYAHAGVAAYGIDGESEVVNYGNISVYAKSGSGMTSSINASGIRGADIENHGSITVESIGGVRSTSTSKPNSYENTYGLYSTGSLNNSGKVSVTSQGGKYLESGTELPSTVFAAGLYSTSGELKNTGDISVRVEGASCNAGRSSDRYAWGIGVQTYAATITNTGTIDVHVVGGSVDTDNGGIPLPAYARGIRIYNDATLNSSGLIRVTAEMSPSITASIDPENQRVSTYQVVSTADLRITGYAMEIGHEQNVFNRMYQGTIYSSGELTFDNTTLYVHLTDNYKNGLYDIPRLWKQETAEQKAATPNQFASLASVNVPPGVKVELFPGNASTPQRIGLNYEPKVSTPLKQALISMELESHIQSIIHDDLAGRMMFSILPDSTPQQSDSPDNGYGVSSATSTMVASLSNPNVLPVITAKQPNLHSVFMRPVYVNSYDSASSGYSSNTYGFVLGYNYNVNEERNDCYVGFHAGYTRGDIRYTGEDYGKRKEFVDTYFGGVHGIRRFDNNLMLSGEASFFYVDSDMTDNNPTNRETARHDSISIRAEAGLGYLWTINGHNIIPEIGLQYVWQHRDPFTTDNVDSADITYGTMDNHELYGNVRLKWTKQFVTAGDWRITPLIGAGVTQLLTDGEISNTMRLGNETQLVVDQGENTTFTPEANITVGKDTYYATIGYTGGFGGTTKNNLFWLQLGVKF from the coding sequence ATGGAACACAATATTCCCATGCTAAAAGCAATAAGAAGCGTCTGTCTAGTTATAGCATTAGTAGCCAGTTCCCAGATTAATGCAACAGCTGACGTCAGTGCCCAACATGTCACAAATCCATTCGAGTCTCAGGGGTATGCGGAAGAAATTACAGCTCCGTATATAGTCTCCTCCCCCTCATATAAAAATTACTGGGGACTATTCTTTGATAACCAAGGAGCAGCGGCTCCAGATTCATACACAATTGCATCATCAATTGTATATGACGAGCTATCAATCGATGGAAATAATTTTGCCCTGTATGACATACAGAACCAATTCTCAAACATGGCTCTCAATGTCAGTAAGCATTTACAGATTAATGCGTCTGGAGCAGATAACGCCACCATAAACGGATTTGTAAATCTAGTAGGAATCGACTCAGTTGGCAGTGTTACAACATCTTCAGACGCATCAATGGTAATTATCGGCAAGGGGGCAGGTGCACTGGGTGCTGGGGCTATCACTGTGCAGGATGTTCGAGCAGATGTGAAAGGCATACAGACAACAGGAGATGGTGCAGCACTTACGGTAAATGGTGATGTAACTGTTGAAGCACATGGTGGATGCACTCAATATGATGCAACAGGGCAAACCAATGCACAAGCCACAGGGATTCTGCATAGCGGTAGCTCTGGCGAAATCGAGAACTCTGGCACACTTAACGTTAAAGCCTATGGCGGAATCCTCACAAGTCAAAATGCAAATGTAAAGGCAAACGGCATAACATCCAATAGTTCTGAAGTACGCATTACTAATAGAGGAAATATCAATGTAGAAGGTCGGGGTGGTAAGACCACATCTTCTAAGACATATGCCCACGCCGGAGTTGCTGCATATGGCATTGATGGAGAGAGTGAAGTCGTCAACTATGGAAACATCTCTGTGTATGCCAAAAGTGGTTCCGGAATGACGTCCAGCATTAATGCATCTGGTATCAGGGGGGCAGATATTGAAAACCACGGAAGCATCACTGTTGAGAGCATAGGCGGAGTGAGGTCTACTTCTACCTCTAAACCTAATTCATATGAGAATACCTACGGCCTGTATAGTACAGGAAGTCTTAATAACAGTGGCAAGGTGTCTGTTACTTCCCAAGGCGGTAAGTACTTGGAAAGCGGCACTGAACTGCCTTCGACTGTATTTGCAGCCGGCCTTTACTCAACATCAGGCGAATTAAAAAACACAGGGGATATTTCTGTTCGAGTTGAAGGGGCGAGTTGTAACGCAGGGAGAAGTAGTGACAGATATGCATGGGGGATTGGAGTACAAACCTATGCTGCAACAATCACTAACACTGGAACCATAGATGTACATGTAGTTGGTGGTTCTGTTGATACAGATAATGGCGGCATTCCTCTTCCTGCATATGCCCGTGGTATACGAATATACAATGATGCAACATTGAATTCATCAGGGCTAATTCGCGTCACTGCTGAGATGAGTCCGTCAATTACAGCGTCTATTGATCCTGAAAACCAAAGAGTAAGCACATACCAGGTCGTATCAACAGCAGATCTACGCATCACTGGTTATGCCATGGAAATTGGGCATGAACAGAATGTATTTAATCGCATGTATCAAGGGACAATCTACTCATCTGGCGAGCTGACCTTTGATAATACAACGCTGTACGTGCATCTAACAGATAATTACAAAAACGGCCTATACGACATCCCAAGACTGTGGAAGCAGGAAACAGCAGAACAAAAAGCAGCAACACCTAACCAATTTGCATCGCTTGCATCTGTTAATGTTCCTCCGGGTGTTAAGGTTGAATTATTCCCCGGAAACGCTTCAACACCACAGAGAATTGGACTGAACTATGAACCTAAAGTTTCAACGCCTCTTAAACAGGCTTTGATAAGCATGGAGCTAGAAAGCCATATTCAGTCTATTATACATGATGACCTTGCCGGACGCATGATGTTCAGCATTCTTCCAGACTCTACCCCGCAACAAAGCGATTCGCCTGATAATGGGTACGGTGTTTCAAGCGCTACCTCCACTATGGTTGCTTCTCTTTCAAATCCAAACGTTCTTCCTGTAATAACTGCCAAACAACCCAATCTACACTCGGTATTTATGCGCCCTGTGTACGTTAATTCCTACGACTCAGCCAGCTCCGGTTACAGTAGCAACACCTATGGCTTTGTATTGGGATACAACTATAATGTTAACGAAGAACGTAATGACTGCTACGTGGGTTTCCATGCAGGGTACACACGAGGCGACATACGCTACACCGGAGAAGATTACGGAAAACGAAAAGAGTTTGTGGATACCTATTTTGGCGGTGTTCACGGCATTAGACGTTTCGATAACAATCTCATGCTGTCAGGCGAGGCTTCCTTCTTCTACGTTGATAGCGACATGACCGACAACAATCCAACTAACCGTGAAACTGCCCGCCATGACTCCATTAGCATCCGTGCCGAAGCTGGCCTCGGATATCTTTGGACGATAAACGGACATAACATTATTCCTGAAATAGGACTGCAATACGTATGGCAACATCGCGATCCGTTCACCACAGATAATGTCGATTCAGCAGACATTACCTACGGCACCATGGACAACCATGAACTCTACGGTAATGTACGTCTAAAATGGACAAAACAATTTGTTACAGCTGGAGACTGGCGTATCACCCCACTCATCGGAGCAGGTGTCACACAGCTATTAACAGATGGGGAAATCTCCAACACCATGCGTCTGGGCAATGAAACTCAACTTGTAGTCGATCAAGGTGAAAATACAACCTTCACACCAGAAGCAAACATCACTGTAGGCAAAGATACCTACTACGCCACAATTGGTTATACAGGCGGCTTTGGTGGAACAACCAAAAACAACCTATTCTGGCTCCAGCTTGGCGTAAAATTTTAG